From Rutidosis leptorrhynchoides isolate AG116_Rl617_1_P2 chromosome 3, CSIRO_AGI_Rlap_v1, whole genome shotgun sequence, a single genomic window includes:
- the LOC139896569 gene encoding probable protein phosphatase 2C 46, translated as MLLKLINILKACWLPSSDRYDNNGSDGVGKQEGLLWYKDIGKHINGEYSMAVVQANMLLEDQSQIESGSLSFLDSGPYGTFIGVYDGHGGPETSRYVNDHLFQNLKRFTTEQNSISTDVIRKAYHATEEGFSSVVARQWTVKPQLASVGTCCLVGVICSGTLYIANAGDSRAVLGKTVKATGEVIGIQLSTEHNASIESVRQELHSLHPDDPQIVVLKHNVWRVKGLIQISRSIGDVYLKKAEFNREPLYTKFRLRDPIKRPILSADPAISVHEIEPSDQFVIFASDGLWEHLSNQDAVNIVQNHPRNGIARRLLKTALQEAAKKREMRYTDLKKIDRGVRRHFHDDITVVVIFLDSNLVSKASSLKGPTLSLRGGGVNLSGKSMKASPVTI; from the exons ATGTTATTAAAGTTAATAAACATATTAAAAGCCTGCTGGCTGCCATCATCGGACCGTTATGATAATAACGGTTCAGATGGTGTTGGCAAGCAGGAAGGTCTTCTTTGGTATAAAGACATTGGAAAACACATTAATGGTGAGTACTCAATGGCTGTTGTTCAGGCCAATATGTTGCTTGAAGATCAAAGCCAGATTGAATCAGGCTCATTAAGCTTTCTAGATTCGGGTCCATACGGGACCTtcattggagtttatgatggtcaTGGTGGACCTGAAACTTCTCGATATGTCAATGATCATCTTTTTCAGAATCTCAAGA GATTTACTACAGAACAGAACTCAATTTCAACGGATGTAATTCGCAAAGCTTATCATGCCACAGAAGAAGGGTTTTCATCAGTTGTAGCTAGACAATGGACCGTAAAACCGCAATTAGCTTCAGTTGGAACATGTTGTTTAGTTGGTGTTATTTGCAGCGGGACCCTATACATCGCTAATGCTGGTGACTCGCGTGCTGTTTTAGGAAAAACCGTGAAGGCAACTGGGGAGGTTATCGGCATTCAACTATCTACAGAACATAACGCGAGTATCGAATCAGTTAGACAAGAACTTCATAGTTTACATCCCGATGATCCGCAAATAGTAGTATTGAAACATAATGTGTGGCGGGTGAAGGGGCTGATACAG ATATCAAGATCTATAGGTGACGTGTACCTAAAAAAGGCGGAATTCAATAGGGAGCCGTTGTATACCAAGTTTCGTTTACGTGACCCTATCAAAAGACCGATACTTAGTGCGGATCCAGCGATATCTGTGCATGAAATCGAACCTAGTGATCAGTTTGTTATATTTGCATCGGATGGTCTTTGGGAACATCTTAGCAATCAGGATGCTGTTAATATTGTGCAAAATCACCCGCGTAAC GGAATTGCTAGGAGACTTTTGAAAACGGCATTACAGGAGGCAGCAAAAAAGAGAGAGATGAGGTATACAGATTTGAAGAAAATAGACAGGGGAGTAAGGCGCCATTTTCATGATGATATTACAGTTGTCGTTATATTTCTAGATTCGAATCTAGTAAGTAAAGCGAGCTCATTGAAAGGTCCTACGTTGTCTCTCAGAGGTGGTGGCGTTAACCTATCGGGAAAATCTATGAAGGCATCACCGGTAACCATCTAG